The DNA segment CATAAAAACGGCCAAACGTCTGGTAGAAAGGGATACGCTCAATTACAGGATCCTGATGCATACCTTTAATTATGAAGGAAAAAATTACCTGCTCGAAATCGGAAAAACGACTTCCAGCATCAACCAGTACAACAAGCCCCTGCAAAGACTGGCCCTGTATGTACTCATGGGCCTCATCGCCCTGAGCCTGCTGTTCGACCTGCTTTTTACCCGTGCACTCATCAGGCCACTCGGAAAAATCATCAAATCAAAGCTCATCGACAGGAAATTTCCTTTCAAAAACCATCCTGCACCCATACGCACCTCTACGTACGATTTTAAATACCTCGATGAATCCCTGATCCTGCTCATGGAACAGATCAATGAAGCTTTCGAGAAAGAACGGGAATTTACCGCCAATGCCTCCCATGAGCTCATGACCCCCATCAGCATCCTGCAAAATAAAATGGAAAACCTGATTGGTGATGAACAGCTGAACGAGGAAGCAGTCGTAAAAATTGCCGATATGATGAAAACGCTCGACCGGTTAAAAAAGATCTCCAGGTCGCTCCTCCTCATCTCCAGGATCGAAAACGAACAGTTCGCCAAATCCGATAGCCTAAAGCCTGCAGCACTGATCAGAGAAGTACTCGATGAGATCAGCCACCGTCTGGAAGAGAAAAACCTGGATATTTCTGTTCAGCTTAACGACCAGGTCCTGTTAAAGGGTGTCAACCACGATCTTCTCTTCCAGTTGTTCTATAACCTCATCAACAATGCCATCAAGTACAACGTACCTGCCGGCAACATCACCATCACAGACCAGGAAATCAGCCAGAACAGCTATTTAATTACCATACAGGATACTGGAATTGGTATTGCCGCCGAAGAACTGCCCTTTATTTTCGACCGTTTCCGAAAAGCAAACCTGAAAGAAAACGTAGGTTATGGCCTCGGACTTTCCATCGTAAAAAGCATCGCTGCTTATCACAACATAACTATCAAAGTAAGTTCAACCTTGCAAAAGGGCAGCACGTTTAAGCTGTACTTCAAATTAAAATAACCAGATTTTTGAATTTAAATGACCATAATTTTCAAATAGAATCAGATATTAGCTTTCACATTTAAACTTAGCTATGAAAAAACTATTTCTTGCCTTATTGTTAAGCGTACTTTCCACAATTACTTTTGCGCAAAACCCTATTGTGGGTACCGATATGCCCAAAGCAGTTTTTTACAAAGCGGATGGCAAAACATTCAATACAGACCAGATTACAAAAGGCAGCAAATCCCTGCTGATGCTGTTCGATGCCACCTGCGAACATTGCCAGAAAGTAGTATCCAACATTTCAAAAAGAAGCACAGAACTTAAAAATGTTAACCTCTACCTCATTTCGCAGGATGAATACCGCTCCATCAATTATTTCATGGACAATTTTGGCAAACCTTTAAAAACAATGAAAAATGTAAGTGTATTGCAGGATAAAGACCACGTTTTCATCCCACTGTTCCACCCCAAACAGTACCCAGCCCTTTACCTTTATGGAAAAGATAAAAAGCTGGAATTTTATTCAAGTGATGAAAGGGATGTACCCAGGTTCTTCAGCCGGATCAAATAAAAATCAATAGCTGATCTTAAAGGAACGTCTGGCCAGCAGCTTCCAGGCTTCCCCTTGTTTCTCCCAAACCAGTACCACGCCAAGGTTAACTTTTGCAGGAATACCGCCATCGTTGGTATTGCCCCTCAGCAGGTGGCGTACGATAGCTGTATTTCCGGCAACGGTAATGGATTGTTCCGACAGCTCTATGGTCTTAAAATCAGATTTTTTGGTAGAAAGCGCAGTTACAAAAGCAGCTTTATCTTCAATATGTCCGTTAGAATGTCCATAGGTCAGGTTATCGGTAACCAGACTTTCCAGATCGGCCTTATTTCCGCTGATCATCGCTACGCGTAGTTTTTCAGTTAATTCTGCAATTTTAGTTTCGTCCTTTGATTGTGCCGAAGCAAGTAAACTCATAATGGTAAATGTGATTAAAATGATGGTCTGTTTCATATATCATATAGCTATGTTCAACAGATAAATATATGGATAATTAAGGTTTATAAACCAGGCCCATGTTATAAAACATAAATGCCCACCTGTCGGCCATTTCCTCAATCGCCTTGTCGGTAGGCTTTCCTGCACCATGTCCGGCATTGGTCTGTATGCTGATCAGCACCGGGGCATCACCACCCTGGTCTTTTTGCAGGGTGGCCGCAAACTTAAAGGAATGCGCCGGTACTACCCTGTCGTCATGGTCTGCCGTAGTAACCAGCGTAGCCGGATATTTTACACCAGGTTTTAACGCATGTACGGGCGAATACTGATGTAAATAGCTGAACATTTCTTTAGAATCTGCCGAAGTTCCGTAATCAAAGCTCCAGCCGGCACCCGCCGTAAACTTATGGTAGCGCAGCATATCCATTACCCCCACTGCCGGAAAAGCCACTTTAAAAAGGTCCGGGCGCTGTGCCATAGTAGCACCCACCAGCAGGCCGCCGTTAGACCCGCCCATGCTGGCCAGATAAGCTGCTGAAGTATATTTATGCCCAATCAGGTATTCGGCAGCCGCAATAAAATCATCAAATACATTTTGTTTCTGCAATTTGGTACCTGCCAGGTGCCATTTTTCGCCATATTCGCCACCGCCCCTTAAATTGGCTACGGCATATATCCCGCCCTGGTCCAGTAAAATGATGTTCGAGGTACTGAAAAATGGGGTTAAACTGATGTTAAACCCTCCGTAGCCATACAATACCGTAGGGTTTTTACCATTCAAAACCAGCCCTTTTTTATAGGTAATGATCATCGGCACCTTAGTGCCGTCTTTTGAAGTATAGAATACCTGTCTGGATTCGTAGTTTTCAGGATTAAAATCCACACCTGATTTTTTATAAAGTTCCGACTTGCCGGTCGACACCGTATATTTAAAGATCGTAGCCGGATATACATAAGAGGTAAAGGTATAATAAAGTGCCGGTTCTTCTTTTTTACCAGAAAAACCACTGGCAGAACCAATACCCGGCAACTCAATCCGGTGTTCCAGCTTCCCGTCCATATTGTACTGCAAAACCAGTGATACAGCGTCTTTGATGTAATTGGCAAAGAGCTTGCCGCCACCGGCAGATGGCCGCAATACGTTTTCGGTCTCCTTAATCAGTTCCTTCCAGTTCTCTGGCTTTGGGTTGGCCGCGTCTACAGTAACAATGCGGCCATTGGCTGCATTTAATTTGGTAAAAATATACAGTTTACTGCCTACATTATCGATGATGTTGTGGTCTTTGTCAAAATTATCCACCACGTTTACAATAGGCGCATCAGGAATGCTTAGGTCCTGAATGTACAGTTCATTGCCCGAAGTAGAGTTGGCGGCCGAGATCACCAGGTACCGTTCATCCTCTGTTAAACCGGCACCAACATACCGCCTTGGTGTTTTGCTGCCACCAAAGATCAGCTTATCTGCCGTTTGGGGCGTGCCCAGCTGATGGTAATACAGTTTATGCTGGTCGGTCATCCCCGAAAGCTGACTGCCATCCTTTGGTTTATCATAACTGCTGTAATAAAAGCCTTCATTCCCTTTCCAGGCTATTTCGGAAAACTTGACGTCAATCAAAGTATCCCCTACAACCGTTTTATCGGCCGCCTTCAACACCACCACCTTACGCCAGTCAGATCCGCCTTCCGACAGCTGGTAGGCCAGCATACTGCCATCTTTGGAAAAATTAATATCCGCCATTGAAGTCGTTGCATCTTTAGAAAAAATGTTCGGGTCCAGAAAAACCTCTGGCTCCCCATCCCCTTTCTGCCTGTACAGTACACTTTGGTTCTGCAGGCCTGTATTTTTATAAAAATAAGTATAGGCCCCTTCTTTAAAAGGCTGCGAATACTTTTCATAGTTCATCAGTTTGGTTAAACGGGTTTTGATCTGGTTGCGGTAAGAAATCTGGTCAATAAATTTACGGGTAACTGCATTCTGGGCATCTACCCATTGTTTGGTCTCTGCCGAGCGGTCATCTTCCAGCCACCTGTAAGGATCGGCTACTTCAGTACCAAAATAATTGTCTTTTATAGTTGTTTCTTTTGTCTCAGGATAAGTCATTCTGGTTTTTTGTGTAGTCTTGTTAAATTGAGCTTGCGTAACCAATGGCGATAAAAGGGCTAGCATAAGCAGGCTGTTTTTTATAATTTTTTTCATGGTGTCGCATTAAATCATTAGATAGGAATCGAAAGCAGCGGGATATGCAGCCCGGATGCCATCACCCTTGTTTTGCTTTTGTGTACCATAGAAGCCCAGAAACCATATTTTTTAGGTACCATAATCAGCATATCGGCACCAAATATCTCTATTTCTTTTTCAATTTCTTCTATTACCGCATTCGATTTCACATTTTTATAGTAATAGGCAATCCCTTCCAGCCCGTCATCTATGGCATTGGTGGCCAGTAAAGCGGGGCCTTCATTCCGCAGTTCTTCCAGGGTTTTATCTACATTAAAAACCTCTACTTCAGCAGCTAAGCTCAAAGCCAGTTCTTTGACATGTCCCAATACCCTTTCAGACACCCCATTCAGTACATCGCAGGCAAAAAGCACTTTTTTTGTCCCTTCAAATTTAGCACCAAGGGGCACAGCCAATACCGGAAACTTTAATTTCTTGATTGCCGAAGTAGTGGTATTTCCCCAAAGGTCCTGTTCAAGGGTCTTGGCCGTCATGCCCAACACCACCAGGCTGGCCTCGTATTTAACCAGCAGCTGCTTCAGTTCATCTTCTACAAAAGAAAATGCAGTTTCATGCCCTACTTCTATGTCATAATCCAATGAAAGTGTCAGGGCGCGTTCTATCAGTCTGATCTCGTTATCTGTCAGCAATCTCTGGATACTGGAAGCCGGTAAAAGGGTATTTGCCGCATGTATCGGGATCACGAAAGAATTAAAAAGGATCAGTCTTGCATTGCTGTGTCTGGCTATCGCCGCTGCATATTCTACAGCATTTTCTGCCACTTCCGAGAAATCTGTCGCTACAATTATGGTCATTCGTACAAAATTTTATGCTTGTAAAGCTATATCTGGGCCAGAATGGCCTTGTAGGCACCATCCCAAAGTGCTATGCGTTTTTCAAGTGCCGCTATACTGGCCTGTTCCGCATCCTGCCAAAGGGCCACATCATCAGCACAAAGCTCGGCAGTCATGGCCAGGGCCAGGTAACTGTGGTGGTCGCCATCCACTTCTATATGCCTGTCCAGGTAATATTTAAATAAAGACAGTTGTTCAGGAAATTTTTTATTCAGGTCGTTTACCATGGTCAGGAACATATTCGGGATCAGGTCTTCCCTTCCAAAAGTAAAGGTACTGGTCTGTAAATGGGCCGCATTGCTGTGGATGATCTTAAAAGTAAAATCAACAAACTCACGCGCAGGTTCCGGTGTTCCGGCAGCCTGATAAGCATTGGGCAGGTCTCCTGTTTTTTGAAGTGCATGGATAAATGTGTCAATGCCGCTGGTATCTGCACCGCATTGTGCCATGGCATCCAGGTACATTTCAAAATGACTTTTGCGCTGGCCTGTACTGTCCACATCCGATTCTTCCCCCGCCACAATCTCGTTGATCAGGTAGCGGGTATTTGCCGAACCTACCGGAAACCAGGGCACACTGGTACAGGTCAGGTTAATCTGCAAAGCTTTTAAAAGCGACATAAAGTCCCATACCGCGTATACGTGATATTCCATAAAGATCCTCAGGTCTTCCAGGCTGTTGATCACACTGTAAACCTTATGGTTTATAATCTGCTGTCTAAGGGGTTCGATGCGCTCCTGTATGCTTTTTAATGCTGCACTCATCTTGCTGTCGTATTAATTTGGCACAAATGTAACCATACAGCATTATAATAGTTTAAGATTTTTGTCACATCTGAAACCAGCCGGTTTAAACGGCCAAAGCCATTCTTTTATTTCGGGCAATCAGCATCCAGGCAAATACGGCCCCGGTTAAGGCCATTAAGGTACCCACCCATACCGGAGAAGTATAATCATAGCCAGCTGCCAGGGGCAAACCACCTAAAAAGGCACCCAAAGCGTTGCCTATATTAAAACTGGCCTGGCTAACAGATGCAGCAAGCATCTCCGAGCCTTTGGCCGTTTTGATCATCAGCATCTGGATCGGTGCCGCCAGGGCAAAAGCCACCGCACCGGTAATGAAGGTCATGACCAGCGAAAGTACCTGATTGGTAGAAATATAATGTACAATAAATAAGGTAACCGCCATGGCAATCAGCAAAGAAACAGAAGCTTTTGCCGGCGAAAACCTGTCGGCCAGCTTGCCCCCTATAAAGTTACCAACCAGCATACCCAGGCCGGCCAGTACCAGGATGTAAGTAATCGAATCGGCAGAAAAACCCGAAACATCGGTTAAAAGCGGGGCAATATAGCTGTACCAGGAAAACAGTCCTCCTGTACCTATGGCAATCATCAGGATAATGAGCCATGCTTCGGGCAGCTTAAAGAAACCCAGTTCTTTTTTCAGATCCCTGTCCTTGGTAGCAGGCAGTGCCGGCATCCATAATTTCAGACTCAAAAGGGTAATTAAGCCTACAACAACAATGATCACGAAAGTATAGCGCCAGGAATAATTGTGACCAATAAAAGTACCCAGCGGCACACCGATCACATTGGCAATGGTTAAACCGGCAAACATCAGCGATACGGCCGAAGCTTCTTTTCCTTTATCTGCAATGCGGCTGGCCACTACCGACCCTACTCCAAAAAAGGCACCATGCGGCAAACCCGCAAGTAAGCGGGCAATAAACATGGTGGTATAATCAGGAGAAAAAGCCGACAAAGCGTTAAAGGCCACAAACATCATCATCAGGGCCATCAATATCTTTTTTGGGGGATAGCTTCCTGCAATGGCCACCAGTAAAGGTGCACCGATAACCACACCCAGGGCATAAGCAGAAATGAGGTGCCCCGCCTGAGGGATGGTAATGGAGAGGTCTTTTGCAATATCGGGCAACAGGCCCATCATCACAAACTCTGTGATGCCAATCCCCAGTCCGCCAAGGGTTAAAGTGAGTAAGCTTTTCTTCATTTCTGTATCGTAGTTAGTGTAACAAATACACGATACAAAAGTAACCAATAAAGCCGGCCCTTTTCGTCTTTAAAAGGTAATTTTTATCCGCTGATATTTATTTTATACCTGTCCTATATAAGTGCTTTTGGAAGTTTCCGAGCGGTCGGGAGATACAAATGAAATGTAAACCTCTGCTGGTTCTTCTATTAAATTTCCAGGCAGTAACATCAGTTCTTTTCCCTCCATTCGCTTCGCCACATATAACATGCTGATCGCCGCTTTTGACTCCGGAAAATAAGCCATCAGCAGGGCCTGATCAGATCCGTTCCCCCAGGAAAATCCATCCGTATCCCAGGTAAACGCTATTCCGGCAGCTATCCTGCTGGCCTCCGGATTTTCTGCAGGCAATAGTTCTCCTTCACTCAGTATTACATTTGGACAATCGATCTCTATGTCCGGATAATAACCTTTAAGTACATCTTTTTTATTATAAGCAATGGCCAGGTTGTAATAATTTTTAGTGCTGCCCTTTGCCGCTGAACTAAACCCAGCTTTTAAATAGCCTTTCATCGTATGAAAAAAATTGTTGAGTACTTTCATACGCAATTCATTATCGAGTTGTTTTTCACTGGAACGTGTTCTTTTATGTCTCACCATCCTGGTCACGTTCTGTCCGTTCAGCACATAACTGGTGATATTGCCGGTAGTACCGGTTAGCGGCCCGTAAAGGCCATTTAATAATTTACCCATAATCAGTTTTTTAGCAATTTTTGTTAGTTAAGTAAAGATAATCAATGCTTTACACATCATCACTATCTGCAGATCATTATTTTAAAACATTTTTTAAACATTTTTAGATCATTTTTAAATCTTAGTTAGGTCAAATCGACCTAGCAAGGACCTAGTAACGTCCTATTAAGGTCCTAGTAATGTTCTAAAAATATATAGAGCAGGAAAAACACTTTCTTCTTCTTTTAAAGCACTAATAAAAAGAAAATTAAAACAAAGTCCCCCTTATAACCGTTTATACTCTGATAATCAATTACAGGAGTGCATTATGAATTATAAGAAACTAATAACAGACCGCTTTTCAGGCATACCGCACAGACCGACAGATACTACAGGAGCAGTGATCGCTTTGCTGACGGGACTGGCAGTTGGGGCGGTGCTGGGTGTATTGTTTGCACCGGAGAGTGGAAAAAAGACCAGGGAAAGAATTTCCGACAAGGCTTTGGATTTAACAGATAACCTTAAAGATGGTTATCAATCGGTAAAAGACAGGATATCGGCCGGTAAAGATGATATTGTAGGTTTAAAAGACCGGGTTGTAGACAATGTAAAAAACAAGGCAAACGCCGTTTCGCAGGAATTTAAAGAGTTCAAAGATGCGGAAACAGAAAAAGTAAAATCAGGTGTAAAACAGGCAGCTGATAATGCCAATGATACCATTCAGGACATTTAGTAGCCTATAAACCGTATAAGTACAAATGGAACAGCCGGCTTTTTCCGGTTCAGCGAAGGCTTTCAGCTCAATGGCTTAACGCTTTGATCTGAAAGCCTTTGGTGTTTAAAAAATAGCTGTGTAATGGGGATCAGCAATATCCCGCACAGGGCAAAAATGACAAAAGACACCCTTAAATTGAAGGCATGGGCCAGATAGCCAATTAAAGGCGGGCCAAGCAACATCCCCGTAATGGAATAGGTGGCAATGATGGATATGGCCATACCTGCCGAATATTTTTTTGAAGCACCGGCCAGGGCGTAAGACATCGGGATTACAGCCGCGGTACCAAAACCTACCAGCGAAAAGCCGACCATAGCCGTCCAGAAATACGGAAAAATAATGGCCAGACAAATGCCCGAAACAATACAGCTTGCGCTCATGATATAGGTTTTTGGCATGCCAAAGCGTGCCACAATGAAATCGGATAAAAATCTGGAAGTGGCCATAAAGGTCATGAAGATCAGGTAACCATAGGTAAAGATCTCTACTTTTATAATTTCCTGGAAATAGATACCGCTCCAGTCGAACATCCCCCCTTCACAGATGGCACAAAGGAAAACCACCAGGCCCAGGTAAAAAATATAGGGATCTGGCTTGCTCAAAATGAGCTTGTTACCGGTTTCGGAGCGGTCTCCCTTCAGCAAATACTGGTAAGCATATAGGCTAAGCGACAGCATCACAATGGCTACAGCCGTAAAATGAATCTGGATGGGTACATTGAAACTGAGCAAAAGTGTAGACAGCAGGATTCCTGCTATGCCACCCATGCTCCAGTAACCATGAAAAGAACCCATGATCTTTTTATCGAAACGCTTTTGCAGGGTTAAGGCCTGGGTGTTTACAGAAATATTAAAGATACGGGTGGTAAAGGCAAATACCACTACGGCCAAAACCAGGCTTAAGGTATTGTGTGCAAAACCAATAAGCGTAAGCGCCAGCATGTTGAGTCCGTAGCCCAGCGTTAAAGGTCCGCGGCTGTTGTATTTGGACACCAGCCAGCCCGAAATGGGCAGGCCCAGCAGGGAACCTATGGGCAGGGCCAGCAATATACTGCCCAGCTCGGCCTCATTGAAACCAAAAGTAGTTTTAATGGTCGGGATCCGCGAAGCCCAGGTAGAAAAACTTAAGCCCGACATAAAGAAAAACAGACTTAAAAAGAAACGATGTTTTGTGTTAGAGATCATTGCATAGGTTTGCGCTGCAAATTTAGCAATTCCTTTGGTTGTTATGACCCGCTTTTATTAAAATAGTGTAAGAATTGCACTTTGCAAATAAATATAAAATTGGCATTGATTTGCGTTTTATAAAAAATAAACTAGCTTTACAAAAAACTTTAGGGGTGCCTTGCGCTGAGATATACCCTTTGAACCTGATGCAGTTAGTACTGCCGAAGGGAAAAGTAAGAGCAACCCTCTTGTTGTTCTTTTTCCATTCCTGTAATGGGCTATTCCTGGAGTTTTTAATTGAACAAAAAATTAAAAACTTATGGAGATCTCTGTAAATCAACAACATTATCAGCTGAAAGAACCTTGTTCTGTTGAACAAATGCTAAGCCTTGTCAACGCACCGGCCAAAGGTATTGCTGTAGCGGTTAACCATACCATTATCGCAAAATCTGACTGGCCCGTCCATGTATTGCGGCAGGGCGACCAGGTGATGCTCATCAAAGCCACCCAGGGGGGCTGAACTCTTTTAACAAACCCATTTATCCCATTCCAGCAGCTGAAATTTTGAAACATCGGTTTCATCATCCTAAAAACGAATAACAATGAAAGTAGAAAAAACACCTGGCGAACAGGTAATCAGTCGCACTCCTTTTCCGGCATCCCGTAAGGTATACGTGAAAGGCCAGCTGCATGACATTGAAGTGGCCATGCGCGAGATTACTTTGAGCGACACCAAAATCCACAATGGTTTTGGCTTAACCGAGCCCAACCCGGCAGTTACAGTTTATGATACGAGCGGGCCTTATACCGATCCTGATGCCCATATTGATGTAAAAAAAGGCCTGCCCCGATTAAGGGAAAAATGGATTACCGGCAGAAAAGATGTGGTGCAGCTGCCGGAGATCAGTTCTGATTACGGACAGGAGCGCCTGGCCGACAATAAACTGGATGTTTTGCGGTTTTCGCACCTGAACAAGCCCTATAAAGCAGTAAAAGGCGCCAATGTATCGCAAATGCATTATGCCAAAAAAGGTATCATTACCGCCGAAATGGAATACATTGCCATCCGCGAGAACCAGCGCATAGACTTGCTGAACGAACAGCTGGGTGTGCAGTTTGAAGTGATGGGCCATCAGCATAAAGGTCATAGTTTTGGCGCCAATACGCCTAAGGGCTATATTACACCCGAATTTGTGCGTGCAGAAGTGGCTGCAGGCCGGGCGGTCATTCCCTGTAACATCAACCACCCCGAGCTGGAGCCGATGATCATTGGCCGCAATTTCCTGGTGAAGATCAATGCCAATATCGGCAACTCAGCCGTTACATCCTCAATTGAGGAAGAAGTGGAAAAAGCCGTGTGGGCCTGCAGGTGGGGTGCCGATACGATTATGGACCTTTCGACGGGTAAAAACATCCATGAAACCCGGGAATGGATCATCCGCAACTCCCCTGTTCCGATTGGTACGGTGCCGATTTACCAGGCCCTGGAAAAGGTGAACGGTAAGGCTGAAGATTTAACCTGGGAGCTGTTCAGGGATACCCTGATTGAGCAAGCCGAACAGGGGGTAGATTATTTTACCATCCATGCGGGTGTGCTGTTGCGGTATGTGCCTTTAACGGCCAAAAGGATAACGGGTATTGTTTCCCGTGGCGGTTCCATTATGGCCAAATGGTGCCTGGCGCATCATAAAGAGAATTTCCTGTATACCCATTTTGAAGAAATCTGTGAGATCATGAAGGCTTATGATGTGGCTTTCTCGCTGGGCGATGGCTTAAGGCCGGGCTGTATTGCCGATGCCAATGATGCCGCCCAGTTTGGCGAGCTGGAAACTTTGGGCGAGCTGACTAAAATTGCCTGGAAACATGATGTGCAGACCATTATTGAGGGGCCGGGCCATGTGCCCATGCACCTGATCAAGGAAAATATGGAGAAACAGCTGGAACACTGCTCGGAAGCACCCTTTTACACCCTGGGGCCGCTGACTACCGATATTGCGCCTGGATATGACCACATCACTTCGGCCATTGGTGCCGCCATGATCGGTTGGTTTGGTACAGCAATGCTCTGTTATGTAACACCTAAGGAGCATTTGGGCCTGCCCAATAAAAAGGATGTAAAAGATGGTGTGATTACCTATAAGATTGCGGCCCATGCTGCCGATCTGGCCAAAGGGCATCCCGGGGCGCAGTACCGCGACAATGCCCTGAGCAAAGCGCGCTTTGAATTCAGGTGGGATGACCAGTTTAACCTGTCGCTCGACCCGGATACGGCCAGGGAGTTCCATGATGAAACACTACCTGCAGATGGGGCCAAGATCGCCCATTTCTGTTCGATGTGCGGACCCAATTTCTGCTCGATGAAAATTACGCAGGATGTGCGGAAGTACGCATCGGAACAGGGTGTGGATGAGCAGGAAGCTTTGGAAAAAGGTATGGCAGCTAAATCTAAAGAGTTTACTGAGAAAGGAAGTGAAATCTATCTGTAAATGAAAATGTTATAATTAATATTATGGAAGTCATTGTCATTTCAGACCCGCTTTATTTTAAAGCTGAGGCCCGGCTGATCAACCAGCTTTTTGAAGCGGGGATGCCCATTTTTCATTTGAGAAAGGTGGGCAGGAACAGGGCCGATTATGCGGCGCTGCTTGGGGGCATAGACGAGGATTACCACGACCGGCTTGCCCTGCACCAGTTCCATGAACTGCAGGCAGATTTCCCATTGGTTAAGCGGCTGCATTACCCGGAGCAACTGAGAAAGGAGCTGGATGCTAAAGGCCTGCCTTCTCCCTCCGGAAATGATGTTTTGAGTACTTCCATCCATCATCCCGATGCATTGCTGGAGCTTACCCGATTTGAGTATACCTTTTACGGACCGGTGTTTAACAGTTTGTCCAAACCCGGATATACCGGAATAGCAGAGGCGGATGCCGGTTTTACCTTGCCGGTTAAGCGTACCGGCCCAAAAATCATCGCCCTTGGCGGTATAGATGCCGGAAAAGTAAATGCGGTAAGGGCCATGGGATTTGATGGACTGGCCCTGCTTGGAGCGGTATGGATGGATAAAGAACAGGCTTTAAACAGGTTTAAACTGATCAAAGATAAATGCGATAGCGATGATTGAAGAACTGGAACAACATGGGATACCTGGGCAGGGCAGCAAGCTACGCCCCTATGCAATGAGCATAGCAGGTTTTGACCCCAGTGCGGGGGCAGGACTTTTAGCCGATGTGAAGTGTTTTGAGCAGCACCGGGTATATGGTTTTGGGGTGTGTACGGCTTTAACGGTGCAGACAGATACGCATTTTCTGAAAAACCAGTGGCTGGATGCAGAACAGATCATTGAGCAAATGATGGTACTGCTGCTGAAATTTGAAGTGAAGGCCTGTAAGATCGGCCTGATCAAGAACAGCAGGATCTTACTGGAAGTGGTTAGCCATTTAAGGCAGCATGCCCCCGAGATTAAGATTGTACTGGATCCGGTGTTAAAGGCAAGTGCGGGTTATGCCTTTCATGACTGGGAAAATGGTTTGAAGAAGCTGGAGCCGGTACTGAGGCAAATTGACCTGATTACACCCAATTACCCGGAAATGCTGAGCCTGGGCGGAAAATCAGGGGCCGGACAGTTAACAGCCATTGCACAGCACTGGGCAGCCTATTGCCCTGTATTGCTTAAAGGGGGACACCTGGAAAAAAACAAGGGTACAGATTATTTATTTGAAGGTAGTCAACATTTTGAATTGAAGACAGATATATTATCAAATTTTCAGAAACACGGGTCTGGCTGCGTCTTATCGGCCGCCATTACTGCCCGGCTGGCCAAAGGTGATCACCTGCTGCAGGCCTGCATTTCGGCAAAAAAATATAC comes from the Pedobacter heparinus DSM 2366 genome and includes:
- a CDS encoding sensor histidine kinase, which codes for MKLSAKLILFITSSKLAVVLLFVISLPFLVNGIVSEYISYSLRLQQDKVIRIIHKNGINYYLQGDNNYGSYTMLKEEYIALEPSTANTRIDTIKTAKRLVERDTLNYRILMHTFNYEGKNYLLEIGKTTSSINQYNKPLQRLALYVLMGLIALSLLFDLLFTRALIRPLGKIIKSKLIDRKFPFKNHPAPIRTSTYDFKYLDESLILLMEQINEAFEKEREFTANASHELMTPISILQNKMENLIGDEQLNEEAVVKIADMMKTLDRLKKISRSLLLISRIENEQFAKSDSLKPAALIREVLDEISHRLEEKNLDISVQLNDQVLLKGVNHDLLFQLFYNLINNAIKYNVPAGNITITDQEISQNSYLITIQDTGIGIAAEELPFIFDRFRKANLKENVGYGLGLSIVKSIAAYHNITIKVSSTLQKGSTFKLYFKLK
- a CDS encoding peroxiredoxin family protein, with amino-acid sequence MKKLFLALLLSVLSTITFAQNPIVGTDMPKAVFYKADGKTFNTDQITKGSKSLLMLFDATCEHCQKVVSNISKRSTELKNVNLYLISQDEYRSINYFMDNFGKPLKTMKNVSVLQDKDHVFIPLFHPKQYPALYLYGKDKKLEFYSSDERDVPRFFSRIK
- a CDS encoding nuclear transport factor 2 family protein, with product MKQTIILITFTIMSLLASAQSKDETKIAELTEKLRVAMISGNKADLESLVTDNLTYGHSNGHIEDKAAFVTALSTKKSDFKTIELSEQSITVAGNTAIVRHLLRGNTNDGGIPAKVNLGVVLVWEKQGEAWKLLARRSFKISY
- a CDS encoding prolyl oligopeptidase family serine peptidase, translating into MKKIIKNSLLMLALLSPLVTQAQFNKTTQKTRMTYPETKETTIKDNYFGTEVADPYRWLEDDRSAETKQWVDAQNAVTRKFIDQISYRNQIKTRLTKLMNYEKYSQPFKEGAYTYFYKNTGLQNQSVLYRQKGDGEPEVFLDPNIFSKDATTSMADINFSKDGSMLAYQLSEGGSDWRKVVVLKAADKTVVGDTLIDVKFSEIAWKGNEGFYYSSYDKPKDGSQLSGMTDQHKLYYHQLGTPQTADKLIFGGSKTPRRYVGAGLTEDERYLVISAANSTSGNELYIQDLSIPDAPIVNVVDNFDKDHNIIDNVGSKLYIFTKLNAANGRIVTVDAANPKPENWKELIKETENVLRPSAGGGKLFANYIKDAVSLVLQYNMDGKLEHRIELPGIGSASGFSGKKEEPALYYTFTSYVYPATIFKYTVSTGKSELYKKSGVDFNPENYESRQVFYTSKDGTKVPMIITYKKGLVLNGKNPTVLYGYGGFNISLTPFFSTSNIILLDQGGIYAVANLRGGGEYGEKWHLAGTKLQKQNVFDDFIAAAEYLIGHKYTSAAYLASMGGSNGGLLVGATMAQRPDLFKVAFPAVGVMDMLRYHKFTAGAGWSFDYGTSADSKEMFSYLHQYSPVHALKPGVKYPATLVTTADHDDRVVPAHSFKFAATLQKDQGGDAPVLISIQTNAGHGAGKPTDKAIEEMADRWAFMFYNMGLVYKP
- a CDS encoding universal stress protein; its protein translation is MTIIVATDFSEVAENAVEYAAAIARHSNARLILFNSFVIPIHAANTLLPASSIQRLLTDNEIRLIERALTLSLDYDIEVGHETAFSFVEDELKQLLVKYEASLVVLGMTAKTLEQDLWGNTTTSAIKKLKFPVLAVPLGAKFEGTKKVLFACDVLNGVSERVLGHVKELALSLAAEVEVFNVDKTLEELRNEGPALLATNAIDDGLEGIAYYYKNVKSNAVIEEIEKEIEIFGADMLIMVPKKYGFWASMVHKSKTRVMASGLHIPLLSIPI
- a CDS encoding DUF3050 domain-containing protein; translation: MSAALKSIQERIEPLRQQIINHKVYSVINSLEDLRIFMEYHVYAVWDFMSLLKALQINLTCTSVPWFPVGSANTRYLINEIVAGEESDVDSTGQRKSHFEMYLDAMAQCGADTSGIDTFIHALQKTGDLPNAYQAAGTPEPAREFVDFTFKIIHSNAAHLQTSTFTFGREDLIPNMFLTMVNDLNKKFPEQLSLFKYYLDRHIEVDGDHHSYLALAMTAELCADDVALWQDAEQASIAALEKRIALWDGAYKAILAQI